One Gelria sp. Kuro-4 DNA segment encodes these proteins:
- a CDS encoding transposase: MATDGGKDDSVDALAILDRLRLGRLPHPFTPDDRYLPLQRLTRYRYHLVTQVVREKNYFLSYLFLKCSGLVQQPPFSNPFGAASTAVITEFFSVEEIAAQSVDELARFIAEKSRNHFEDPGRLTKELKRVAQNSYRLPDKLKQPVNAILASSLARIRFVEKQIKAVDKQIERELTAVSNPLLSVPGLGRVFTAGIMNIAFLPQPTPLEHVFCA; the protein is encoded by the coding sequence ATGGCAACCGACGGCGGGAAAGACGACTCGGTAGACGCTTTAGCCATCCTCGATCGCCTGCGGCTGGGCCGACTCCCCCATCCCTTTACGCCTGACGACCGTTACCTACCCCTGCAGCGCCTCACCCGCTATCGGTACCACCTGGTTACACAGGTGGTCCGGGAGAAGAACTACTTTCTCTCTTACCTCTTTCTCAAGTGCAGTGGACTCGTTCAGCAGCCGCCTTTCTCGAACCCCTTCGGTGCCGCCTCAACGGCCGTTATAACTGAGTTCTTCTCCGTGGAAGAGATTGCTGCCCAGTCGGTGGACGAGCTGGCCCGCTTCATTGCAGAAAAGAGCCGGAATCACTTTGAGGATCCCGGGCGTTTGACCAAGGAGCTGAAGCGGGTCGCTCAGAACTCGTATCGCCTGCCGGACAAGCTCAAGCAGCCGGTGAATGCCATCTTGGCCTCCAGCCTGGCCCGCATCCGCTTCGTAGAGAAGCAGATCAAGGCGGTGGACAAGCAAATCGAGCGGGAACTTACTGCGGTCAGCAATCCGCTTCTTTCGGTGCCCGGCCTGGGCCGTGTCTTTACCGCCGGGATCATGAATATTGCCTTCTTGCCGCAACCGACCCCTCTCGAACATGTTTTCTGTGCTTGA